A region from the Linepithema humile isolate Giens D197 chromosome 1, Lhum_UNIL_v1.0, whole genome shotgun sequence genome encodes:
- the LOC105668975 gene encoding HMG box-containing protein 4 isoform X1, whose amino-acid sequence MENLIQHCIMDTSYFHESTKSEDAPRRSARVQASRRRKDAMDTYGSSKARTPKGDDLEVTGISRSGRVRKKSSKLVDFESPDDLTENKLKRQKTQHLQTQQLLDQYEIQQQQQQILPTHSNQSGNDGRQRKNSSTNHAQQRMESLSDNEAQSSGSESDDPSGINEDDRYSIDSGSDNEIDPLMIDERETGFRKLEPPSGQETPSQANSLYMLEKCKKKLIIKDGKIIGKTKAQRKDKGKTRFTAYMLWAKKIRQELLEQSPYMDFAAISKRLGELWATVPHLEKYNWRRRAKRLAAKPHSLPANKDETVWKMPPPASRKKFINKMGNGKETKLASTKKTIQLGMPSVVGNIPVSPPSNRTGKDLVNEPVIGTGMYKVVGTQPIDVAAHLKLLGESLTIIGERLKEHDGQIAVSGSLSVLLDSLLCALGPLICLTQQMPETNGAKPETLSQMLDNIAYLMPGL is encoded by the exons atggAGAATTTAATTCAACATTGCATTATGGATACTTCATACTTTCATGAGTCCACAAAATCCGAAGATGCGCCGCGGCGCAGTGCGCGCGTTCAGGCGTCACGGCGGCGGAAGGACGCTATGGATACGTACGGATCGTCGAAAGCACGAACTCCAAAGGGCGACG ATCTAGAGGTCACGGGTATCTCCCGCAGTGGTCGTGTGAGGAAGAAATCTTCTAAGCTTGTTGACTTTGAATCACCTGATGACCTTACGGAAAATAAGCTCAAGCGACAGAAAACTCAACATTTACAAACACAACAACTCTTGGATCAATATGAAATacaacaacagcaacaacaaaTATTACCAACCCATTCCAATCAATCAGGCAATGATGGacgacaaagaaaaaattcgaGCACTAATCATGCTCAACAAAGGATGGAATCTTTGTCTGACAATGAGGCACAGTCATCAGGTTCAGAATCCGATGATCCCTCTGGAATAAACGAGGATGATAGATACAGTATAGATTCTGGAAGTGACAATGAAATAGATCCTCTTATGATTGATGAGAGAGAAACAGGATTCAGGAAATTAGAACCACCATCAGGTCAGGAAACACCATCGCAAGCAAATAGTTTATATATGcttgaaaaatgtaagaaaaagtTGATTATTAAGGATGGAAAAATTATAGGCAAGACAAAGGCTCAGCGAAAAGATAAAGGG aaaacgaGGTTTACCGCTTACATGCTATGGGCAAAGAAAATTAGACAAGAGCTGTTAGAGCAATCTCCTTACATGG ATTTTGCGGCAATTTCTAAGCGATTAGGAGAGCTGTGGGCTACAGTACCACATCTGGAAAAGTATAATTGGCGCAGACGTGCAAAGCGCTTAGCAGCAAAGCCTCATTCTTTACCAGCAAATAAAGATGAAACTGTTTGGAAAATGCCACCACCCGCCtcgcgaaaaaaattcattaataaaatgg GTAATGGGAAAGAAACAAAGCTTGCGTCTACAAAAAAAACTATTCAACTCGGTATGCCGTCTGTTGTTGGAAATATCCCGGTGTCACCACCATCGAATCGCACCGGCAAGGATCTGGTGAACGAGCCAGTAATAGGCACAGGAATGTACAAAGTTGTTGGAACGCAACCAATCGATGTTGCGGCTCATCTCAAGCTGCTTGGCGAGAGTTTGACGATCATCGGGGAACGTTTGAAGGAACACGATGGTCAAATAGCTGTTTCCGGCAGTCTTTCAGTTCTATTGGACTCATTGCTCTGTGCCTTAGGTCCGTTAATTTGTTTAACGCAGCAAATGCCGGAAACCAATGGGGCTAAACCCGAGACACTTTCCCAAATGCTCGACAATATTGCTTATCTTATGCCTGGTTTGTAA
- the LOC105668975 gene encoding HMG box-containing protein 4 isoform X3 → MSQLDLEVTGISRSGRVRKKSSKLVDFESPDDLTENKLKRQKTQHLQTQQLLDQYEIQQQQQQILPTHSNQSGNDGRQRKNSSTNHAQQRMESLSDNEAQSSGSESDDPSGINEDDRYSIDSGSDNEIDPLMIDERETGFRKLEPPSGQETPSQANSLYMLEKCKKKLIIKDGKIIGKTKAQRKDKGKTRFTAYMLWAKKIRQELLEQSPYMDFAAISKRLGELWATVPHLEKYNWRRRAKRLAAKPHSLPANKDETVWKMPPPASRKKFINKMGNGKETKLASTKKTIQLGMPSVVGNIPVSPPSNRTGKDLVNEPVIGTGMYKVVGTQPIDVAAHLKLLGESLTIIGERLKEHDGQIAVSGSLSVLLDSLLCALGPLICLTQQMPETNGAKPETLSQMLDNIAYLMPGL, encoded by the exons ATGTCTCAGCTTG ATCTAGAGGTCACGGGTATCTCCCGCAGTGGTCGTGTGAGGAAGAAATCTTCTAAGCTTGTTGACTTTGAATCACCTGATGACCTTACGGAAAATAAGCTCAAGCGACAGAAAACTCAACATTTACAAACACAACAACTCTTGGATCAATATGAAATacaacaacagcaacaacaaaTATTACCAACCCATTCCAATCAATCAGGCAATGATGGacgacaaagaaaaaattcgaGCACTAATCATGCTCAACAAAGGATGGAATCTTTGTCTGACAATGAGGCACAGTCATCAGGTTCAGAATCCGATGATCCCTCTGGAATAAACGAGGATGATAGATACAGTATAGATTCTGGAAGTGACAATGAAATAGATCCTCTTATGATTGATGAGAGAGAAACAGGATTCAGGAAATTAGAACCACCATCAGGTCAGGAAACACCATCGCAAGCAAATAGTTTATATATGcttgaaaaatgtaagaaaaagtTGATTATTAAGGATGGAAAAATTATAGGCAAGACAAAGGCTCAGCGAAAAGATAAAGGG aaaacgaGGTTTACCGCTTACATGCTATGGGCAAAGAAAATTAGACAAGAGCTGTTAGAGCAATCTCCTTACATGG ATTTTGCGGCAATTTCTAAGCGATTAGGAGAGCTGTGGGCTACAGTACCACATCTGGAAAAGTATAATTGGCGCAGACGTGCAAAGCGCTTAGCAGCAAAGCCTCATTCTTTACCAGCAAATAAAGATGAAACTGTTTGGAAAATGCCACCACCCGCCtcgcgaaaaaaattcattaataaaatgg GTAATGGGAAAGAAACAAAGCTTGCGTCTACAAAAAAAACTATTCAACTCGGTATGCCGTCTGTTGTTGGAAATATCCCGGTGTCACCACCATCGAATCGCACCGGCAAGGATCTGGTGAACGAGCCAGTAATAGGCACAGGAATGTACAAAGTTGTTGGAACGCAACCAATCGATGTTGCGGCTCATCTCAAGCTGCTTGGCGAGAGTTTGACGATCATCGGGGAACGTTTGAAGGAACACGATGGTCAAATAGCTGTTTCCGGCAGTCTTTCAGTTCTATTGGACTCATTGCTCTGTGCCTTAGGTCCGTTAATTTGTTTAACGCAGCAAATGCCGGAAACCAATGGGGCTAAACCCGAGACACTTTCCCAAATGCTCGACAATATTGCTTATCTTATGCCTGGTTTGTAA
- the LOC105668975 gene encoding HMG box-containing protein 4 isoform X4 codes for MSQLEVTGISRSGRVRKKSSKLVDFESPDDLTENKLKRQKTQHLQTQQLLDQYEIQQQQQQILPTHSNQSGNDGRQRKNSSTNHAQQRMESLSDNEAQSSGSESDDPSGINEDDRYSIDSGSDNEIDPLMIDERETGFRKLEPPSGQETPSQANSLYMLEKCKKKLIIKDGKIIGKTKAQRKDKGKTRFTAYMLWAKKIRQELLEQSPYMDFAAISKRLGELWATVPHLEKYNWRRRAKRLAAKPHSLPANKDETVWKMPPPASRKKFINKMGNGKETKLASTKKTIQLGMPSVVGNIPVSPPSNRTGKDLVNEPVIGTGMYKVVGTQPIDVAAHLKLLGESLTIIGERLKEHDGQIAVSGSLSVLLDSLLCALGPLICLTQQMPETNGAKPETLSQMLDNIAYLMPGL; via the exons ATGTCTCAGCTTG AGGTCACGGGTATCTCCCGCAGTGGTCGTGTGAGGAAGAAATCTTCTAAGCTTGTTGACTTTGAATCACCTGATGACCTTACGGAAAATAAGCTCAAGCGACAGAAAACTCAACATTTACAAACACAACAACTCTTGGATCAATATGAAATacaacaacagcaacaacaaaTATTACCAACCCATTCCAATCAATCAGGCAATGATGGacgacaaagaaaaaattcgaGCACTAATCATGCTCAACAAAGGATGGAATCTTTGTCTGACAATGAGGCACAGTCATCAGGTTCAGAATCCGATGATCCCTCTGGAATAAACGAGGATGATAGATACAGTATAGATTCTGGAAGTGACAATGAAATAGATCCTCTTATGATTGATGAGAGAGAAACAGGATTCAGGAAATTAGAACCACCATCAGGTCAGGAAACACCATCGCAAGCAAATAGTTTATATATGcttgaaaaatgtaagaaaaagtTGATTATTAAGGATGGAAAAATTATAGGCAAGACAAAGGCTCAGCGAAAAGATAAAGGG aaaacgaGGTTTACCGCTTACATGCTATGGGCAAAGAAAATTAGACAAGAGCTGTTAGAGCAATCTCCTTACATGG ATTTTGCGGCAATTTCTAAGCGATTAGGAGAGCTGTGGGCTACAGTACCACATCTGGAAAAGTATAATTGGCGCAGACGTGCAAAGCGCTTAGCAGCAAAGCCTCATTCTTTACCAGCAAATAAAGATGAAACTGTTTGGAAAATGCCACCACCCGCCtcgcgaaaaaaattcattaataaaatgg GTAATGGGAAAGAAACAAAGCTTGCGTCTACAAAAAAAACTATTCAACTCGGTATGCCGTCTGTTGTTGGAAATATCCCGGTGTCACCACCATCGAATCGCACCGGCAAGGATCTGGTGAACGAGCCAGTAATAGGCACAGGAATGTACAAAGTTGTTGGAACGCAACCAATCGATGTTGCGGCTCATCTCAAGCTGCTTGGCGAGAGTTTGACGATCATCGGGGAACGTTTGAAGGAACACGATGGTCAAATAGCTGTTTCCGGCAGTCTTTCAGTTCTATTGGACTCATTGCTCTGTGCCTTAGGTCCGTTAATTTGTTTAACGCAGCAAATGCCGGAAACCAATGGGGCTAAACCCGAGACACTTTCCCAAATGCTCGACAATATTGCTTATCTTATGCCTGGTTTGTAA
- the LOC105668975 gene encoding HMG box-containing protein 4 isoform X2, whose translation MENLIQHCIMDTSYFHESTKSEDAPRRSARVQASRRRKDAMDTYGSSKARTPKGDEVTGISRSGRVRKKSSKLVDFESPDDLTENKLKRQKTQHLQTQQLLDQYEIQQQQQQILPTHSNQSGNDGRQRKNSSTNHAQQRMESLSDNEAQSSGSESDDPSGINEDDRYSIDSGSDNEIDPLMIDERETGFRKLEPPSGQETPSQANSLYMLEKCKKKLIIKDGKIIGKTKAQRKDKGKTRFTAYMLWAKKIRQELLEQSPYMDFAAISKRLGELWATVPHLEKYNWRRRAKRLAAKPHSLPANKDETVWKMPPPASRKKFINKMGNGKETKLASTKKTIQLGMPSVVGNIPVSPPSNRTGKDLVNEPVIGTGMYKVVGTQPIDVAAHLKLLGESLTIIGERLKEHDGQIAVSGSLSVLLDSLLCALGPLICLTQQMPETNGAKPETLSQMLDNIAYLMPGL comes from the exons atggAGAATTTAATTCAACATTGCATTATGGATACTTCATACTTTCATGAGTCCACAAAATCCGAAGATGCGCCGCGGCGCAGTGCGCGCGTTCAGGCGTCACGGCGGCGGAAGGACGCTATGGATACGTACGGATCGTCGAAAGCACGAACTCCAAAGGGCGACG AGGTCACGGGTATCTCCCGCAGTGGTCGTGTGAGGAAGAAATCTTCTAAGCTTGTTGACTTTGAATCACCTGATGACCTTACGGAAAATAAGCTCAAGCGACAGAAAACTCAACATTTACAAACACAACAACTCTTGGATCAATATGAAATacaacaacagcaacaacaaaTATTACCAACCCATTCCAATCAATCAGGCAATGATGGacgacaaagaaaaaattcgaGCACTAATCATGCTCAACAAAGGATGGAATCTTTGTCTGACAATGAGGCACAGTCATCAGGTTCAGAATCCGATGATCCCTCTGGAATAAACGAGGATGATAGATACAGTATAGATTCTGGAAGTGACAATGAAATAGATCCTCTTATGATTGATGAGAGAGAAACAGGATTCAGGAAATTAGAACCACCATCAGGTCAGGAAACACCATCGCAAGCAAATAGTTTATATATGcttgaaaaatgtaagaaaaagtTGATTATTAAGGATGGAAAAATTATAGGCAAGACAAAGGCTCAGCGAAAAGATAAAGGG aaaacgaGGTTTACCGCTTACATGCTATGGGCAAAGAAAATTAGACAAGAGCTGTTAGAGCAATCTCCTTACATGG ATTTTGCGGCAATTTCTAAGCGATTAGGAGAGCTGTGGGCTACAGTACCACATCTGGAAAAGTATAATTGGCGCAGACGTGCAAAGCGCTTAGCAGCAAAGCCTCATTCTTTACCAGCAAATAAAGATGAAACTGTTTGGAAAATGCCACCACCCGCCtcgcgaaaaaaattcattaataaaatgg GTAATGGGAAAGAAACAAAGCTTGCGTCTACAAAAAAAACTATTCAACTCGGTATGCCGTCTGTTGTTGGAAATATCCCGGTGTCACCACCATCGAATCGCACCGGCAAGGATCTGGTGAACGAGCCAGTAATAGGCACAGGAATGTACAAAGTTGTTGGAACGCAACCAATCGATGTTGCGGCTCATCTCAAGCTGCTTGGCGAGAGTTTGACGATCATCGGGGAACGTTTGAAGGAACACGATGGTCAAATAGCTGTTTCCGGCAGTCTTTCAGTTCTATTGGACTCATTGCTCTGTGCCTTAGGTCCGTTAATTTGTTTAACGCAGCAAATGCCGGAAACCAATGGGGCTAAACCCGAGACACTTTCCCAAATGCTCGACAATATTGCTTATCTTATGCCTGGTTTGTAA
- the LOC105668963 gene encoding U3 small nucleolar ribonucleoprotein protein IMP4 — protein sequence MLRRQARLRREYLYRKSVQDKVKGIQDKKDKLKRNLEENVPIHPDLRKSALHVQRKIEWEDAGPEMAVAMGTEMGGGAVANPEDDEYRWAGVEDPKIVITTSRDPSSRLKMFVKELRLILPNSQRMNRGNYEMKQLIHACRANDVTDFIIVHEHRGTPDTLVICHLPYGPTAYFTLSGVIMRHDIPDIGTMSEQYPHLIFHNFKTKLGERVMNILKYLFPVPKEDSKRVITFANHDDYICFRHHTYKKVQGKDIELTEVGPRFQMKLYEIKLGTLDTQATADTEWALRPYMNTSHKRRFLSDEDGWQQEDSI from the coding sequence ATGTTGCGAAGACAAGCACGGTTACGTAGAGAATATCTCTACAGAAAGTCCGTGCAGGATAAGGTGAAAGGGATCCAAGATAAGAAGGATAAACTGAAACGTAACTTGGAAGAGAATGTGCCGATACATCCAGATCTGAGGAAAAGTGCGTTGCATGTGCAACGGAAAATCGAATGGGAGGATGCCGGGCCGGAGATGGCAGTGGCCATGGGTACGGAGATGGGTGGCGGCGCTGTGGCAAATCCTGAGGATGACGAATACCGCTGGGCCGGCGTGGAAGACCCGAAGATCGTCATCACGACGTCCCGCGATCCTAGCTCCCGGTTGAAAATGTTTGTCAAGGAGCTGCGTTTAATACTCCCTAATTCGCAACGAATGAATCGCGGTAACTATGAGATGAAGCAGCTAATCCATGCGTGCCGTGCCAACGATGTCACGGACTTCATCATCGTACACGAACATCGTGGCACTCCTGATACTCTGGTGATATGTCATCTTCCATATGGACCGACAGCCTACTTTACATTGTCTGGTGTTATAATGCGGCATGATATACCAGATATTGGCACAATGTCAGAACAATATCCACATCTAATATTTCACAACTTCAAAACAAAACTGGGAGAAAGAGTGATGAATATTCTGAAGTATCTGTTTCCTGTGCCAAAAGAAGACAGCAAGAGAGTAATTACTTTTGCCAATCATGACGACTATATATGTTTCCGACatcatacatataaaaaagttcAAGGAAAAGATATTGAATTGACAGAAGTTGGACCACGTTTTCAAATGAAGTTGTACGAGATTAAATTGGGAACTCTAGACACACAAGCAACAGCCGACACAGAATGGGCTTTGAGGCCTTATATGAATACAAGTCACAAAAGAAGATTTCTATCCGACGAAGATGGTTGGCAACAAGAAGATAGCATTTAG